In Persicimonas caeni, a single window of DNA contains:
- a CDS encoding cytochrome c maturation protein CcmE translates to MMESNHTPNDPREPFEEFDDLESSNADGGSSWPIVLALLVAVSLVGYVIFDGLEAETYFYTVDEAVAQGDDLVGQTVRIKGKVEPGSIEGEAGTLGRKFQVAEKGKTIWVTYDRALPDTFEEGVEVVAQGTVNDSYTLEADEVMVKCPSRYEGQGPHPEGISKEGPQAKR, encoded by the coding sequence ATGATGGAGTCCAACCACACCCCAAATGACCCCCGAGAGCCTTTCGAAGAGTTCGATGACCTGGAGTCGTCGAACGCCGACGGAGGAAGCAGTTGGCCGATAGTGCTGGCGCTCTTGGTGGCGGTAAGCTTGGTCGGCTACGTGATTTTCGACGGGCTCGAAGCGGAGACGTACTTTTACACCGTCGACGAGGCGGTGGCTCAAGGCGACGATCTCGTCGGCCAGACGGTACGCATCAAAGGCAAAGTCGAGCCCGGCTCGATCGAAGGCGAGGCCGGCACGCTGGGACGCAAGTTCCAGGTGGCCGAAAAGGGCAAGACCATCTGGGTCACCTACGACCGCGCCCTGCCCGACACCTTCGAGGAGGGCGTGGAAGTCGTGGCCCAAGGCACCGTCAACGACAGTTACACGCTCGAGGCCGACGAGGTCATGGTCAAGTGCCCCAGCCGCTACGAAGGCCAGGGCCCTCACCCGGAGGGGATCTCCAAAGAAGGTCCTCAGGCCAAGCGCTGA
- the moaA gene encoding GTP 3',8-cyclase MoaA: MNEAASDKLTDRFGRKLTYMRISVTDRCNFRCVYCMPADGLPFAPREELLSYEEITELVEVFAAQGVRRVRITGGEPLVRAELPRLVAMLKEVDGIDKVAMTTNAFLLKKYAQPLEDAGLDSVNISLDTLDPARFKEITRVGSLERVLEGIEAARQADFSSIKLNAVIVGGFNDDEMPALVRFAMERDLIMRFIEFMPIGDTVWAEGKGDCVPARTMRETLSEHWTLEADTERYGTGPARYWRLHGADTPDEGHPFGIISAVTECFCAACNRVRLTSVGGLRACLADDQEVDLREPLRTVDDPQRRREVVEHRIQMALFGKKERHAFDIDGGSVTNKQMTSIGG, encoded by the coding sequence ATGAACGAAGCCGCATCCGACAAGCTGACGGACCGATTTGGGCGCAAGCTCACCTACATGCGCATCTCCGTCACGGACCGATGCAACTTTCGGTGTGTGTACTGCATGCCCGCCGACGGTCTTCCGTTCGCCCCGCGCGAGGAGTTGCTCAGCTACGAAGAGATCACCGAACTGGTCGAGGTCTTCGCCGCCCAGGGCGTGCGTCGCGTGCGCATCACCGGCGGCGAGCCGCTGGTGCGCGCCGAGTTGCCTCGGCTGGTGGCGATGCTCAAAGAGGTCGACGGCATCGACAAAGTGGCGATGACCACCAACGCCTTTTTGCTCAAAAAGTACGCCCAACCGCTCGAAGACGCCGGCCTCGACAGCGTCAATATCAGTCTCGACACCCTCGATCCTGCTCGTTTCAAGGAGATCACCCGCGTCGGCAGCCTCGAGCGTGTGCTCGAAGGCATCGAGGCCGCTCGCCAGGCGGACTTCTCTTCGATCAAGCTCAACGCGGTCATCGTCGGAGGCTTCAACGACGACGAAATGCCCGCTCTCGTCCGCTTCGCCATGGAGCGCGACCTGATCATGCGCTTCATCGAGTTCATGCCCATCGGGGACACCGTGTGGGCCGAGGGCAAAGGCGACTGCGTGCCGGCGCGCACGATGCGCGAGACGCTCTCGGAGCATTGGACGCTCGAAGCCGACACCGAGCGCTACGGCACCGGCCCGGCGCGTTATTGGCGTCTGCACGGCGCCGACACTCCCGACGAAGGCCATCCTTTCGGCATTATCAGCGCGGTCACCGAGTGTTTCTGCGCCGCGTGCAACCGCGTGCGTCTGACCTCGGTGGGCGGTCTGCGCGCCTGCTTGGCCGATGACCAAGAGGTCGACCTGCGCGAGCCCCTGCGCACCGTCGACGATCCCCAGCGCCGCCGCGAAGTCGTCGAGCACCGCATCCAGATGGCGCTCTTCGGCAAAAAGGAGCGCCACGCGTTCGACATCGACGGCGGCTCGGTGACCAACAAACAGATGACCTCCATCGGCGGATGA